In Seonamhaeicola sp. S2-3, the genomic window AATCTAAATCTGATTTCTATCTAAAAAATGATGCTTATTACTACTTAGGACTTGCCTATTTAAAAGAAGGCCATACAGAACTAGCAATTAAATACTTAGAGTTAAGTAAAAATGAAACTAGTACAGAAATTCTTTCTAAGCTAAAAAAATAAAAATGTTAAGATTGCTAAAAATACACGGATGGATTGTGTTCATTCTATTACTTAGTGTTCTTAATATAGGGGCTCAAAATTTAGAAAATAACCTAAAAACAATACACACATTAATTGAATTAGATTCATTACAAAAAGCTGAATCTGTTATAAATTCAAATATTGAACATTTAAAAATATCTAAAAAATATCAAGCACTGTCACATTACATTTTTTTAACAGGAAAAATTAATGTTTTAAAAAAAGACTTTGGTAAAGCAAATTATAACAGTAAAGCACTATTAGGTTATATTACACAGCACTCATCTAATTCAAAAACACTATATCTTTCAAATCTGGAATATTCAAAATTATGCTTAGATATTGGTAACTTACCTAAAGCCTATGAATTTGCTAAAAAAGCTAAAGTATTTGCTAAAAACACATCAAACCCTAGTTATTTACTAGAAAGTGAGTATTATTTAGCCGATTATGGAATGAAATTAGGCCAAATTAATGTTTTAAACAAACATATTAGAAATGCAGAACACATTCTTAAAAACAACCCCAATAAAGAATTTAAAATAACCGCTAGAGTTTACAATTTATTTGGAGCCCTAATGTTCTTTAACTCTAAACAAGATAGCGCTCTACATTATTTTGACAAAGCCCTAAAATATATTCCAAATTTAGAAGAAAATGCCGAAAATACATTTTATTTACCTGCGGCCATACAGGGCAATATGGCTTTAATAAAACTTAACCAAGGAAAGCCTTCCGAAGCAAAACCCTTAATTCAATCTTCCATAAAGCTTGCTAAAGAATTTTTAAACAAAACTAAAAACCATCCTTTAGAAAACAGAGTAAAACGAAACTTAACTATTGGCTTTAGTACACTTAACGGACTACATTTTGATTTGGGAGATTTTGAAAAAGCCAACCTCTTATCTCAACAAGCCTTTAACTATACTAAAAAACACTTTCCTGAAAATTCACAAGAATTCTTTATGGCAGCGTTAACATTTGCCGAAGTAAAAATTAAAAAAAGAGATATTAAACAAGCCTTACATTTTTTAGAAATAGCTAAAAATAGTCTAGAAAAAATCCCTGGGGAAAATTTTCAGCTAAAAGCCTTTTTAAATAGTGAATATGCTAATGTATACTACATGAACAAAGAGTATGATAAGGCTTTAAAATACAGAGAAGCAAGCCATATTAACTACACAAAATCTAACCCCAACTCACTAGATCCCAATAAATTATACAACACTATGGATTTAGCAATTTCTTATTCTGAAATAGGGAAAAAAAATAAAGCCATAAAAATAACTAAAGACACTTATAACTATATTTTAACAACAAAAGGTGAACAAGATTATTTTACCAATGCCTTAATGTTAACATTTTCTAGGATATATTTTAACCTAAAAATGTACCAAAAAAGTTTAAATTGGAGTAACAAAAGTTTAGCTCTTTACAATGATAAATCTTCTAACAAAACGATAGATAGAATTTATTTTGATGAAAACAAGGCTGAAATATACCTTTTAAATGCAAAAGCTAAATACCATTTAGCAACCACAAAAGATAGTTTATTCCTAAAAAGCCTTTTACCAAGTATTAACAATGCTATTGAAGCGCTTAAAGAACGAAAAACTACAATTACGTCTTTTGATGATGTAGCTACATTAATAGAAGACAACAAAAAAGTGTTCAATTTTGCAAAAAAAATAAACCTAGAACTATACAACTTAACCCGCAACATTTCTTATTTAGAAAACACTATAAACCTTCATGAATCGGCTTTATACAACAGAATTAGAGCTAGGTTAAATACCAATACTAAAATGTCTTTTTCAGGGATACCAAAACATGTTGCCACAAGAGAAAAAGCTCTTCTACAATCCTTAAAAAACAAAAATGTTAACGTAGATTCTATAGTCTTTAATACTTACAAATGGCATGCTTTTCTAGATACCCTTAAAACGCATTATCCAAAGTATTTTAATATGCGTTATGCAATTATTGAAAAACCAATAAACAAATTATATCATAAAATTCCAGAAAACACCACTGTTATACGGTATCTATTTATAGATGAAAATTTATATGCGTTTGTACTTTCTTCTAAAGAAAAAAGTCTTGTTAAATTAAATTCAGATTACCTTGAAGATTCTATTTTAAAACTGTCTAACAATCAGTTTAATATTGAAACTACAAACACAAAATTATTTAAATTATACCAACAACTTTGGCAACCCATAAAAAACAAAGTAACTACAGATAACGTTATAATTATTCCTGATGGTTATTTATTTAATTTAAGTTTTGAAAGTTTAACTCCTATTAAAATACAAACATTTAAAGATTTAGCTACAAACAGCCTTTTAGCAAAACATAATATATCATACAACTACAGCTTATTGTTAGTAGATAAAGACAAAAAAACAGTTGATTATAGTAAAGATTTTATAGCATTTGCTCCAGAGTTTAATTCAAAAATGAAAAAAAACTACAGTATCACAATTACAGATTCTATTTCTATTGATAAAACCTATTTAAGCCTATTACCACAGCCTTTTAGTGTAGATTTAGCCAAAGAATACTCTAATTTTTTTAATGGCGATTATTTTATAAATGAAAATGCCTCTAAACAAGTATTCAAAAACAAAGCCAACGAACATAAAATTATTCATATAGGTACACATGCAGAATCTAACAATATAACACCAGAATTGTCTAGATTAATTTTTGCAAAAACCAACGAAAACCAAGATAATTCATTATATACATACGAAATTTATAACGAAAGTTTAAACTCTAATTTAGCTATTCTAACGGCTTGTGAAACAGGAAAACCAACATACCAAGCAGGTGAAGGCATGATATCTCTTGCACATGCTTTTAACTATGCTGGTAGTGAAAGCATTTTAACCAGTTTATGGAAAATAGATGAAAAATCTAGTGCAAAAATTGTGGAACTCTTTTTTAAAAACATCAAAAAAGGAATGCCCAAAGATTTAGCTCTTAAAAAAGCTAAACTTAACTACATTGCTAATGCCAAAGGCAGAACAGCATCTCCCGAATATTGGGGTGGTTTAGTTCTTATAGGAGATACAACTCCTATACTTTTAAACTCAAGTTCAAACCTTTTGTATTGGGTACTTACAATTGCTCTTTTGTTATTAATTATAGTAATTGCTTTACGCCTAAAAAAATAAAAACTATTTTTTTTTTGTAACTTACACTGTATGAAAACCACTCCACGATTTGAAAAAGTCATTAAAAAGCTTTATAAAGCTTTTCATAACAACACCTTAAATCCTGAGTGTTGTAAGCAATGTGCTGTTGGAAATATTTTAGACAATACCGATAGCTGGAAACATTTATCAGACTTTCATGGAAGTATTACTTTAAATTACGTTGGAAAAGTCAATCAAAACTTAGGAAGAAAGTTTAATGGTTACACGCCCTGTGAATTATTACAAATTGAGGCTACATTTTTAAAAGCTTGTGGGTATGAGTTGCCTCTTCATTTTAAAAACAAAAAACCAGAAAACCCTTGTGATAAAGACACGCTCTTTAAAGGCTTGTCAGAAGTTATTACATTATTATGCAAGCTTGATAATATTCCAAACGTAATGGATTATCAGAAACTTTTTAAACCTAAAACTGAACTTCATCCTGTTATTTTTTAGGTCTTCACTAAAATTAAAATTATTAAAAAAAGGTATGTACTAGTATCTCTAAAAAATATTAAAACTTAATAAAAAAACCAACTCAAATTGAGTTGGTTTTTATGTTTATATATGCTGTAATTTAGCATAAAATTTATTGTCTATCCTCCAAAGTCATCAAACCTAATGTTCTCATCTGGGATACCAAAATCTTCTCCCATTTTCTGAACCGCTTTATTCATTAAAGGAGGTCCACAGAAATATAATTCAATATCTTCTGGAGCTTCATGATGATTCAAATAATTATCAATCACACAATTGTGAATAAATCCAACAAAACCATCGCCTTCTTCATCATTGATATCTTTTTTAACTTTCCAATTATCTTCAGGTAAAGGCTCTGATAAAGCTAAGTAAAACTTAAAGTTAGGGAAATCTTTTTCTAACTCTCTAAAGTGTTCAATGTAGAACAATTCACGTTTAGAACGACCACCATACCAGTACGTTACTTTACGCCCAGTTTTTACAGTTTTAAACAAATGGTATAAGTGTGAACGCATTGGAGCCATACCAGCACCACCACCAACATATAACATTTCTGCATCACTTTCATTTATAAAGAACTCACCATAAGGACCTGAAATAGTCACCTTATCTCCTGGTTTCCTAGAGAAAATATACGACGATGCTATACCTGGGTTTACATCCATCCATCCATTTTTATTTCTATCCCATGGTGGAGTTGCAATACGTACGTTAAGCATAATTTCACGTCCTTCAGCTGGATAAGAAGCCATAGAATAAGCACGCTCAACTACTTCATCATTTTTCATTACCAATGGCCAAAGACCAAATTTATCCCATTCTGCTTGAAATTTATCTGGTGTTTCGTGCTCTTCGGGATGTGCTGTAATATCTATATCAGAATACTTTATTTCACAAGGAGGAATTTCAATTTGAATATACCCTCCTGCTTTATAGTTCATATCCTCAGGAATTTCTACAACAAACTCTTTAATAAATGATGCTACATTGTAGTTTCTTACAACAGTTGCTTCCCACTTTTTAATACCAAACACTTCTTCTGGAATGGTTATATTCATGTCTTGTTTTACCTTAACTTGACATGCTAATCTAGCACCTTCTTGTAATTCTTTTCTACTAAAATGAGGGGTTTCAGTTGGTAAAGCTTCACCTCCACCAGATAACACATGACATTCACACTGAATACAGGTTCCACCTCCACCACAAGCAGATGGTAAAAATATTTTTTGGTTACCTAAAGTAGATAATAAGGTTCCTCCTGAAGGAACTTCTATTTCTTTTTCACCATTGATAGTAATCTTTACAGGGCCAGATGGTGCTAATTTTTGTTTTACAAATAATAACAAGCCTACCAACGCTAAAGTTAAAACTAAAAACGCCGCTACTGTTGCTAAAATTGTTCCTAATGTACTTGCTGCTAATAATATCATGTTATTCTACTACTTTTATTGTGTTATCAGCGATATCCTTTTTAACTTCTTCCTTTTTTGCATCTTCATCTGCCAATACCGTATTCTCTTCTTTAGGCTCTTCATCTCCTCCGGTTAGCATGCCTCCAAAACTCATAAAACCGATAGCCATTAACCCAGTTATTATAAATGTAATTCCTAATCCTCTTAATGCTGGTGGTACGTTAGAATATCTTATTTTCTCTCGTATAGCTGCAATAGCAAGAATTGCTAAAAACCAACCAATACCAGAACCTAAACCATAAACTGTTGCTAAACCAATGGTTGGAATTTCACGAGATTGCATAAATAAAGATCCTCCTAAAATGGCGCAGTTTACAGCAATAAGCGGTAAGAAGATACCAAGTGAATTATATAGTGATGGAGAGAATTTCTCAACTATAATTTCCACTAATTGTACCATTGTTGCAATAGTAGCAATAAACATAATAAAAGAAAGGAAACTTAAATCATAATCTGCATATTCTTCTCCTAACCATTTCCCTAAAGCGCCTGGTTGTAAAATATACTGATCTAATAACCAGTTTAAGGGTACCGTAACTAATAAAACAAATATTACCGCAGCACCAAGACCAACTGCTGTTGATACTTTTTTTGATACAGCAAGGTAAGAACACATTCCTAAGAATGTTGCAAATACCATGTTATCAATAAATATTGATTTGAAAAATAATTCTAAATATTCCATATTCTATAAGTCTTAAGTTTTCAGTTTACAGTATTAATAGTTTTCTACCTATTGTTAACTGTTATACTGCTAACTATTTTTAATGATCTTCTATTAATGCTTTATTTCTAGAACGTTGTACCCAAATAATAATTCCTACAACAATTAACGCCATTGGAGCTAATAACATAAACCCGTTATTCTCATAACCTGTAGCGTACAATCCTGTTTTTGCAATTGGGTCTCCTAAAACTTTAAATCCTAATAAAGTTCCAGAGCCTAACAACTCTCTAAAGAACCCTACAATAATTAAGATGATTCCATACCCTAATGCATTACCAACACCATCTAAAAATGATTTCCAAGGGCCATTTCCTAAAGCAAAAGCCTCAAAACGTCCCATTATAATACAGTTTGTAATAATTAATCCAATAAAAGCTCCTAACTCTTTACTTAATTGATAAGAGAATGCTTTTAACACTTGGTCTACAATAATTACTAAAGCAGCAACTACGGTTAGCTGTACAATAATTCTAATTTTTGATGGAATAATATTTCTTATTAATGAAATAACCACATTACCTAATCCTAATACAAAAATCACAGAAACAGTCATTACAATTGATGCTTTCAATTGTGCTGTAATTGCTAATGCTGAACAAATACCAAGTACCTGAATAGTAATTGGGTTATTGTCTGCTAAAGGATCTAAAATTAACTTTTGATCTTTTTTTGATAATAGTCCCATAGATTAGTTTTTTAAAGTGTTAAAATAAGGTACATACAATTTAAGTTCAGACTTTATCATTGCAGCAACACCGTCTCCAGTAATGGTTGCTCCAGCAATAGCATCTACCTCATTATCTGTTTTATCTTTATTTAAAGGATCTCCGTTACTTTTAGAAATTGCAATTCCTACAAAGTTTCCAGAGTCATCTTTTAAGTGCTCTCCAATAAAATCATCCATAAAGAAACGTTCTTTAATATTGGCTCCTAAACCAGCTGTTTCACCTTTATGATCAAAGTAAGCGCCTTGAACAACCATATCAGCATCCATTGCAATATAAGCCCATACAGCATCCCAAAGTCCTTTCCCTCTAATTGGTGCTACATAATAAGTTTTACCATCTTTTTCACCCACAAATAAAGGTAAACGTCTTTCAAGACCTTCTTTTGCATTAGATTGCTCTTTCTTTACATCAATTAAATACGCTTGATCATCTTCTACAACCTTAGTTCCTTCAGTAATTACTAATTGTTTTGTAATATATTTTTGAAATTGCTCTCCTACAACATCATCTGCAACAAAAATAGCACTACTTTCGTCGTTTTCATTTACTCCCATAGCGTAAAGGATGTTTTGTTGCTTTTCAATACGCTTATTTTCATCAATCTTTGGTCTTAATGAAGACGCCACAAACGCTAGTAAAGCACCTACTACTATTACCATTCCAATGGCAAATAGTACTGTATATACATTTGAATCTGTTTTATTACTCATAGCCTAAGCAGTTTTAGCTTTTAAACGTTTCATTCTTTTCTTAACATTTCCTTGAACCACATAATGATCAATAGTTGGTGCAAATACATTCATTAATAGTATTGCTAACATAACGCCTTCTGGGTATGCAGGGTTGAAAACACGTATCATAATTGAAATAAACCCAACTAAGAAACCATAAATCCATTTTCCTTTATTAGTTTGCGATGCAGTAACAGGATCTGTAGCCATAAACACTGTACCAAAAGCAAAACCACCAATTAATAAGTGATGCCACCAAGTTGTGCTCATTAAGCCGTAAAACTTGCTACTTTCTGTTATAACACCAGCATCTACAACCCAATTAAAAATTAATCCCATTGCTATAGCACCTAAACAAGATGACAGCATGATTCTCCAACTACCAATTTTAGTGAAGATTAAAAATAAACCTCCTAATAGTATTAGTAAGGTTGATGTTTCACCAATAGAACCAGGTATAAACCCAAGAAACATATCCATAACACTATAACCAACATCATTATTTTGAGCTAAAGTACCTAAGATAGTTTCTCCAGAAATAGCGTCTGGTGTTCCTGCTCTTTCTACTGCTTCATGTACCCAAACTTTATCTCCACTCATCCAAGTAGGATAGGCAAAGAATAAAAATGCTCTTATGGTTAAGGCAGGATTTAAAATGTTCATTCCTGTACCTCCAAATACTTCTTTACCAATAACAACTCCAAAAGCAACTGCTACTGCTAACATCCAAAGTGGAATATCTATGGGTACAATAAGAGGCACTAACATTCCAGTTACTAAATACCCTTCTTCTACTTCATGTCCTTTTATTATGGCGAATAGAAATTCTATTCCTAAACCAACTCCGTAGGATACAATTATTAATGGCAAAATTTTCCAGAAACCAATTGAAAAATTAGCCAATGTCCAAAATTCTGAACTAAAGAAACCTGAACTAGCAGCCTGAATTTCTCCAATAGCTAAACTATGCTGATAACCAGCATTAAACATACCAAAGATTAAACACGGTACCATAGCCATAATTACAGTATTCATGGTACGTTTTAAATCATCAGCAGCTTTTATATGAGTACCTCCGTGTGTGGTCTCATTTGGTAAGAATAAAAATGTATGAATGGCCGAAAATGCTGGTAGCCATTTTTTATTTTTATTTTTCTCTTTAAAATTATGCAAGTTTTGTTTTAAGCCCATTATCCTATTTCTTTAAGCATTAAGTCTAAACCTTCTCTTATAATCTTTTGATGTGGTTGTTTAGACACACATACAAATTCTGTTAACGCAAAATCTTCGGGTGCAACTTCGTACATTCCTAAAGCTTCCATCTCGTCTAAATCTTTATACATACATGCTTTTAAGATTTGTAACGGATAAATATCTAACGGGAAAACCTCTTCATAAGCACCAGTAACAACAAATGCTCTGTGTTCTCCATTAGTATTGGTATTTAAATCGTATTGTTTTTTAGGATTTAACCAAGAGAAAGTTAAAGCTCTAGATGTTGATACTTTATTAAAGATTGGTTTTGTCCAACCAAAAAACTCATAATCATCACCTTCTGGAATCACAGAAATAACATTGCTATAATAATCTAACGCTCCATCTGGTTTAATTTCTTTTCCACTTAATACGTTTCCAGAAATAATTCTAGCATTAGAATCTTTAGAGATACCTTTATCATAAATTAAAGTAGAAACTTCACTTCCAATTTTGGTAACTAAGTATCTAGGAGCTTCAATTTCAGATCCTGCTAAAGCTACTATACGTTCTGCGTTAAACTTTCCTGTTAATAGCAATTCGCCAATTATTACTAAATCTTGAGCGTTAACTGTCCAAACAACCTCTCCTTTATTTATAGGATCTACTTTGTTAATTAAAGTACCTACATTACCAGATGGATGCGGACCAGACACTTTGTGAATAGTAACACCAGTAAGTGTTGCCAAAGGCGAATTAGAATTTTTACCTATAGAAATATGAACAGCTCCATCGGTAAGTTTACCTAAGGCTGTAACTGCTGCTTGCAATTCTGCTTCTTTACCTTGTAATGTAAAGTCTAAATCGGCTGCTAATGGTGCACTGGCATACCCAGAAACAAAAATAGCTTTGGGAGATTTATCTGGATTTGCAATAACATCATACGGACGTTGTTTTACAAATGGCCAACACCCCGAAGCTAATAAATGTGCTTTAACATCATCTGCTTTGGCTGCATTTACATCAATCTTACCATTGTCTTGGTAGGTTTGTGTTTTATCTACCTGAATTTTAATAGCTAAAATTCGCCTTTTTTCACCACGTACAATTTCTGTTATTTCACCAGATACTGGAGAAACAAATTTTACATTTTCGTTAGATTTATCGTAAAAAACAGCTTCACCTGCTTTTACTTTAGCTCCAACTTTTAAAATCAATTTTGGAATAACGCCGTGGAAGTCCTCTGGTCTAATGGTACAAAAATTGCTTACTATAGCTGTATCTAACTTTTTTTCAGCTGTACCTTTAAGATTTATGTCTAGACCTTTTTTAATACGAATGTCGTTTGACATATTTTTTTTTATTGAAATTAGTTGTCTAAAAATCGCAGCAAAAGTACAAATTTAATATGCAGTTTTCACAAAAAATTATGCAGAAATTTTCAACCTTTAACATAACTTAAATTTTAGGCATTAAATTTGATTATATTTACACCTCATAGAATTTAATTTATATGAAAATTATTCCAATTTTTATACTCGCACTCTCACTTCAAGTAGCTAATAGTCAGGTTAAAGAAATTAATCCTCCAGACTATATTAAAACCATTAACTTTAAAGGAGATACAGACCAAACACAATTACCTGTTTTAAAACTTGATGAATACTTAGTATTAGAATTTGATGCCTTAAACGGAAACGAAGAAGATTACTATTACAAAATACAGCATTATAATTTTGATTGGACACCTTCTGCTTTGGCTAAATCTGAATATTTAGGTGGATTTGACAACCAACGTATAAGAGATTATCAAAACTCATATAACACCCTTCAAATTTATTCTCATTATAAGCTCACCATTCCTAATCAGTTCACTAAACAATTAAAAAAATCTGGAAACTATATTATAAGTATTTTTAATAACGATGGTGAACTTGTTTTTACCAGAAAATTTATGGTTTATGAAGACAAAGTTGATGTTGGTGTTACTATAAAGCGCACTAGAGATATTCAGTACATACAAGAAAAACAACGTGTTGAAATAATTATTTCACCAAGTTCTATTCAGTTAAACAATCCTATGCAAACTGTAAAAACACTAGTAGTACAAAATAATAATTTAAACTCTGCTATTGTAGGCTTAAAACCGCAATACACCATTGGTACTCAACTTATATATAGATATGATAAAGAATCTAGTTTTTGGGGTGGTAATGAGTATTTGTATTTTGAAAATAAAGATATTAGATCTGCCAGTAACGGTGTACAAAGTATAGATTTACAAGACTTATATCACAATTACCTATTTACCAATACCCAGCGTAGTACTAAACCATACACCTACAACCCAGATATTAACGGAAACTACTTAATTACTAATGTAAATGATGTTGATGTAAGCATTGAATCAGATTATGCTTGGGTACATTTTTCATTTAAACCCAATCCAGATTTCAATACCAACGCTTCAGTTTTTATTTATGGTAACTTTAATAATTAT contains:
- a CDS encoding CHAT domain-containing protein, with protein sequence MLRLLKIHGWIVFILLLSVLNIGAQNLENNLKTIHTLIELDSLQKAESVINSNIEHLKISKKYQALSHYIFLTGKINVLKKDFGKANYNSKALLGYITQHSSNSKTLYLSNLEYSKLCLDIGNLPKAYEFAKKAKVFAKNTSNPSYLLESEYYLADYGMKLGQINVLNKHIRNAEHILKNNPNKEFKITARVYNLFGALMFFNSKQDSALHYFDKALKYIPNLEENAENTFYLPAAIQGNMALIKLNQGKPSEAKPLIQSSIKLAKEFLNKTKNHPLENRVKRNLTIGFSTLNGLHFDLGDFEKANLLSQQAFNYTKKHFPENSQEFFMAALTFAEVKIKKRDIKQALHFLEIAKNSLEKIPGENFQLKAFLNSEYANVYYMNKEYDKALKYREASHINYTKSNPNSLDPNKLYNTMDLAISYSEIGKKNKAIKITKDTYNYILTTKGEQDYFTNALMLTFSRIYFNLKMYQKSLNWSNKSLALYNDKSSNKTIDRIYFDENKAEIYLLNAKAKYHLATTKDSLFLKSLLPSINNAIEALKERKTTITSFDDVATLIEDNKKVFNFAKKINLELYNLTRNISYLENTINLHESALYNRIRARLNTNTKMSFSGIPKHVATREKALLQSLKNKNVNVDSIVFNTYKWHAFLDTLKTHYPKYFNMRYAIIEKPINKLYHKIPENTTVIRYLFIDENLYAFVLSSKEKSLVKLNSDYLEDSILKLSNNQFNIETTNTKLFKLYQQLWQPIKNKVTTDNVIIIPDGYLFNLSFESLTPIKIQTFKDLATNSLLAKHNISYNYSLLLVDKDKKTVDYSKDFIAFAPEFNSKMKKNYSITITDSISIDKTYLSLLPQPFSVDLAKEYSNFFNGDYFINENASKQVFKNKANEHKIIHIGTHAESNNITPELSRLIFAKTNENQDNSLYTYEIYNESLNSNLAILTACETGKPTYQAGEGMISLAHAFNYAGSESILTSLWKIDEKSSAKIVELFFKNIKKGMPKDLALKKAKLNYIANAKGRTASPEYWGGLVLIGDTTPILLNSSSNLLYWVLTIALLLLIIVIALRLKK
- a CDS encoding Na(+)-translocating NADH-quinone reductase subunit F, which gives rise to MKTTPRFEKVIKKLYKAFHNNTLNPECCKQCAVGNILDNTDSWKHLSDFHGSITLNYVGKVNQNLGRKFNGYTPCELLQIEATFLKACGYELPLHFKNKKPENPCDKDTLFKGLSEVITLLCKLDNIPNVMDYQKLFKPKTELHPVIF
- the nqrF gene encoding NADH:ubiquinone reductase (Na(+)-transporting) subunit F, yielding MLLAASTLGTILATVAAFLVLTLALVGLLLFVKQKLAPSGPVKITINGEKEIEVPSGGTLLSTLGNQKIFLPSACGGGGTCIQCECHVLSGGGEALPTETPHFSRKELQEGARLACQVKVKQDMNITIPEEVFGIKKWEATVVRNYNVASFIKEFVVEIPEDMNYKAGGYIQIEIPPCEIKYSDIDITAHPEEHETPDKFQAEWDKFGLWPLVMKNDEVVERAYSMASYPAEGREIMLNVRIATPPWDRNKNGWMDVNPGIASSYIFSRKPGDKVTISGPYGEFFINESDAEMLYVGGGAGMAPMRSHLYHLFKTVKTGRKVTYWYGGRSKRELFYIEHFRELEKDFPNFKFYLALSEPLPEDNWKVKKDINDEEGDGFVGFIHNCVIDNYLNHHEAPEDIELYFCGPPLMNKAVQKMGEDFGIPDENIRFDDFGG
- the nqrE gene encoding NADH:ubiquinone reductase (Na(+)-transporting) subunit E; translation: MEYLELFFKSIFIDNMVFATFLGMCSYLAVSKKVSTAVGLGAAVIFVLLVTVPLNWLLDQYILQPGALGKWLGEEYADYDLSFLSFIMFIATIATMVQLVEIIVEKFSPSLYNSLGIFLPLIAVNCAILGGSLFMQSREIPTIGLATVYGLGSGIGWFLAILAIAAIREKIRYSNVPPALRGLGITFIITGLMAIGFMSFGGMLTGGDEEPKEENTVLADEDAKKEEVKKDIADNTIKVVE
- a CDS encoding NADH:ubiquinone reductase (Na(+)-transporting) subunit D, with the translated sequence MGLLSKKDQKLILDPLADNNPITIQVLGICSALAITAQLKASIVMTVSVIFVLGLGNVVISLIRNIIPSKIRIIVQLTVVAALVIIVDQVLKAFSYQLSKELGAFIGLIITNCIIMGRFEAFALGNGPWKSFLDGVGNALGYGIILIIVGFFRELLGSGTLLGFKVLGDPIAKTGLYATGYENNGFMLLAPMALIVVGIIIWVQRSRNKALIEDH
- a CDS encoding Na(+)-translocating NADH-quinone reductase subunit C; the encoded protein is MSNKTDSNVYTVLFAIGMVIVVGALLAFVASSLRPKIDENKRIEKQQNILYAMGVNENDESSAIFVADDVVGEQFQKYITKQLVITEGTKVVEDDQAYLIDVKKEQSNAKEGLERRLPLFVGEKDGKTYYVAPIRGKGLWDAVWAYIAMDADMVVQGAYFDHKGETAGLGANIKERFFMDDFIGEHLKDDSGNFVGIAISKSNGDPLNKDKTDNEVDAIAGATITGDGVAAMIKSELKLYVPYFNTLKN
- a CDS encoding NADH:ubiquinone reductase (Na(+)-transporting) subunit B yields the protein MGLKQNLHNFKEKNKNKKWLPAFSAIHTFLFLPNETTHGGTHIKAADDLKRTMNTVIMAMVPCLIFGMFNAGYQHSLAIGEIQAASSGFFSSEFWTLANFSIGFWKILPLIIVSYGVGLGIEFLFAIIKGHEVEEGYLVTGMLVPLIVPIDIPLWMLAVAVAFGVVIGKEVFGGTGMNILNPALTIRAFLFFAYPTWMSGDKVWVHEAVERAGTPDAISGETILGTLAQNNDVGYSVMDMFLGFIPGSIGETSTLLILLGGLFLIFTKIGSWRIMLSSCLGAIAMGLIFNWVVDAGVITESSKFYGLMSTTWWHHLLIGGFAFGTVFMATDPVTASQTNKGKWIYGFLVGFISIMIRVFNPAYPEGVMLAILLMNVFAPTIDHYVVQGNVKKRMKRLKAKTA
- a CDS encoding Na(+)-translocating NADH-quinone reductase subunit A codes for the protein MSNDIRIKKGLDINLKGTAEKKLDTAIVSNFCTIRPEDFHGVIPKLILKVGAKVKAGEAVFYDKSNENVKFVSPVSGEITEIVRGEKRRILAIKIQVDKTQTYQDNGKIDVNAAKADDVKAHLLASGCWPFVKQRPYDVIANPDKSPKAIFVSGYASAPLAADLDFTLQGKEAELQAAVTALGKLTDGAVHISIGKNSNSPLATLTGVTIHKVSGPHPSGNVGTLINKVDPINKGEVVWTVNAQDLVIIGELLLTGKFNAERIVALAGSEIEAPRYLVTKIGSEVSTLIYDKGISKDSNARIISGNVLSGKEIKPDGALDYYSNVISVIPEGDDYEFFGWTKPIFNKVSTSRALTFSWLNPKKQYDLNTNTNGEHRAFVVTGAYEEVFPLDIYPLQILKACMYKDLDEMEALGMYEVAPEDFALTEFVCVSKQPHQKIIREGLDLMLKEIG
- a CDS encoding DUF5103 domain-containing protein, producing the protein MKIIPIFILALSLQVANSQVKEINPPDYIKTINFKGDTDQTQLPVLKLDEYLVLEFDALNGNEEDYYYKIQHYNFDWTPSALAKSEYLGGFDNQRIRDYQNSYNTLQIYSHYKLTIPNQFTKQLKKSGNYIISIFNNDGELVFTRKFMVYEDKVDVGVTIKRTRDIQYIQEKQRVEIIISPSSIQLNNPMQTVKTLVVQNNNLNSAIVGLKPQYTIGTQLIYRYDKESSFWGGNEYLYFENKDIRSASNGVQSIDLQDLYHNYLFTNTQRSTKPYTYNPDINGNYLITNVNDVDVSIESDYAWVHFSFKPNPDFNTNASVFIYGNFNNYALNESNKMTYDAQRGIYTGSLLLKQGFYNYKYVTLDNDIINEGAISGNFYQTENNYKVLVYYRDLGGRYDRIIGLGEASSVNISN